The following are encoded together in the Cheilinus undulatus linkage group 3, ASM1832078v1, whole genome shotgun sequence genome:
- the tp53rk gene encoding EKC/KEOPS complex subunit TP53RK, whose protein sequence is MAQEESMAVPDFLRKAELVKQGAEARVYRAKFLGKQSIVKERFPKRYRHPVLDEKLTHRRTVQEVRSILRCRKAGISTPVVYFVDYTSHCIFLEEIVGSMTVRDHISSAQQSASCSETELEQLAERMGQILAKMHDEDVIHGDLTTSNMLLRRGPEDGEDDLVLIDFGLSYNSALPEDKGVDLYVLEKAFLSTHPNTESLFEKLLKSYTASSKKSAAVIKKLDEVRLRGRKRSMVG, encoded by the exons ATGGCTCAGGAAGAAAGCATGGCGGTCCCGGACTTTCTCAGGAAAGCGGAGTTAGTGAAACAAGGGGCAGAAGCGAGGGTTTATCGGGCGAAGTTTCTGGGAAAGCAGAGTATCGTTAAAGAGAGGTTCCCTAAACGGTACAGACACCCGGTGCTGGACGAGAAGCTGACACACCGGAGGACGGTGCAGGAGGTCCGCTCCATACTGCGCTGCCGCAAAGCAG GTATTTCTACTCCTGTCGTCTATTTCGTTGACTACACCTCCCACTGTATCTTCCTAGAAGAAATTGTTGGCTCCATGACGGTGCGGGACCACATTTCATCAGCTCAGCAGTCTGCTTCCTGCTCTGAGACGGAGCTGGAGCAGCTGGCTGAGCGGATGGGACAGATCCTGGCCAAAATGCACGACGAGGACGTCATTCACGGAGACCTGACCACCTCCAACATGCTGCTGAGACGCGGCCCTGAGGACGGGGAGGATGACTTAGTGCTCATTGATTTTGGCTTGAGTTACAACTCTGCTCTGCCGGAGGATAAAGGGGTGGACTTGTacgtgctggagaaggctttccTCAGTACCCACCCAAATACGGAGTCTCTGTTTGAGAAGCTGCTGAAGAGCTACACCGCTTCATCCAAGAAGTCAGCAGCTGTGATAAAGAAGCTGGACGAGGTTCGGCTAAGAGGGAGGAAGAGGTCGATGGTGGGATGA